AATACTCTCCTTCCTACGCAGATAAGTTAAAAGAACCCTTAGGATACTTTTTCGACCGCTACAAGAGAATTATTGGGACCAGGAATAGCTCCCTTTAATAAAATCAAGTTTCGATCAATATCAACTTTAACTATCTCAATATTTTTTATTTTTACTTTTTCATTACCCATTCTACCTGGCAATTTTTTTCCTTTAAATACTCTTGCTGCATCGGTTGCACCGATTGAACCAGTAGCTCGGTAATAATCTTTTTGTCCATGGGTTTTAGGTCCCCCGGAAAAGTTATGTCTTTTGATTGAACCGGCAAATCCTTTCCCTTTGCTAAAACCTATAATATTTACTTTTTCACCTTCCTTAAACATATCAACTTTTATTTCTGAACCAATATCATGTGTCTCGCTATTTTGGAATTTGAATTCCCTTAGAAACCTAAAAGGTTTGACTTTTTGCTTGCTAAAATAACCTTTTTGCGGTTTATTTATTTTTTTCTCTTCGATTGCTTCAAAACCAAGTTGAATAGCGTCATATTTATCATTTACTTCTGTTCTCTTGTTTACAATCACACATGGTCCGGCTTTCAACAAAGTTACTCCTACGCTATCTCCATTTTCTAAAAATATATTGGTCATGCCAATCTTTTTTCCTAAAATGCCAGCTTTCACAATACTACACCTCCAGGCAGATATATAAAGATTATTATAATTATTATTTCCTAATTATTTTATTTTTTGTTATTAAAGTGTTTTAATTTTTTAATAGAATATTTAATAACAATTATTTATTCCAATGTTTTTATTTCTATATCAATTCCAGAGGGTAAATCAAGGTGCATTAATGCCTCAACCGACTTTGATGAAGGATCAAGTATATCGATCATTCTTTTATGTGTTCTCATTTCAAATTGTT
The window above is part of the Atribacterota bacterium genome. Proteins encoded here:
- the rplC gene encoding 50S ribosomal protein L3; its protein translation is MKAGILGKKIGMTNIFLENGDSVGVTLLKAGPCVIVNKRTEVNDKYDAIQLGFEAIEEKKINKPQKGYFSKQKVKPFRFLREFKFQNSETHDIGSEIKVDMFKEGEKVNIIGFSKGKGFAGSIKRHNFSGGPKTHGQKDYYRATGSIGATDAARVFKGKKLPGRMGNEKVKIKNIEIVKVDIDRNLILLKGAIPGPNNSLVAVEKVS